The Pan troglodytes isolate AG18354 chromosome 17, NHGRI_mPanTro3-v2.0_pri, whole genome shotgun sequence genome includes a region encoding these proteins:
- the CABYR gene encoding calcium-binding tyrosine phosphorylation-regulated protein isoform X1 — protein MISSKPRLVVPYGLKTLLEGISRAVLKTNPSNINQFAAAYFQELTKYRGNTTMDIKDLVKQFHQIKVEKWSEGTTPQKKLECLKEPGKTSVESKVPTQMEKSTDTDEDNVTRTEYSDKTTQFPSVYAVPGTEQTEAVRDLSSKPATPEATTPPSSPPPTAVSPEFAYVPADPAQLAAQMLGKVSSIHSDQSDVLMVDVATSMPVVIKEVPSSEAAEDVMVAAPLVCSGKVLEVQVVNQTSVHVDLGSQPKENEAEPPTASSVPLQDEQEPPAYDQALEVTLQADIEVMSTVHISSVYNDMPVTEGVVYIEQLPEQIVIPFTDQVACLKENEQSKENEQSPRVSPKSVVEKTTSGMSKKSVESVKLAQLEENAKYSSVYMEAEATALLSDTSLKGQPEVPAQLLDAEGAIKIGSEKSLHLEVEITSIVSDNTGQEESGENSVPQEMEGKPVLSGEAAEAVHSGTSVKSSSGPFPPAPEGLTAPEIEPEGEATAE, from the exons ATGATTTCTTCAAAGCCCAGACTTGTCGTACCCTATGGCCTCAAGACTCTGCTAGAGGGAATTAGCAGAGCTGTTCTCAAAACCAACCCATCAAACATCAACCAGTTTGCAGCAGCTTATTTTCAAGAACTTACTAAGTATAGAG GGAATACTACTATGGATATAAAAGATCTGGTTAAACAATTTCATCAGATTAAAG tagagaaatGGTCAGAAGGAACGACACCACAGAAGAAATTAGAATGTTTAAAAGAACCAGGAAAAACATCTGTAGAATCTAAAGTACCTACccagatggaaaaatctacagacaCAGACGAGGACAATGTAACCAGAACAGAATATAGTGACAAAACCACCCAGTTTCCATCAGTTTAcgctgtgccaggcactgagcaaaCAGAAGCAGTTCGTGATCTTTCTTCCAAACCAGCCACCCCTGAGGCTACTACCCCACCCTCATCACCACCTCCAACAGCTGTCTCACCAGAGTTTGCCTACGTCCCAGCTGACCCAGCTCAGCTTGCTGCTCAGATGTTAGGTAAAGTTTCATCTATTCATTCTGATCAATCTGATGTGTTAATGGTGGATGTGGCAACCAGTATGCCTGTTGTTATCAAGGAGGTGCCAAGCTCAGAGGCTGCTGAAGATGTCATGGTGGCTGCTCCTCTTGTGTGTTCTGGAAAGGTGCTAGAAGTGCAGGTTGTGAACCAAACATCTGTCCATGTAGATTTGGGTTCTCAACCTAAAGAAAATGAGGCTGAACCACCAACGGCTTCCTCAGTCCCCTTGCAGGATGAACAAGAACCTCCTGCTTATGATCAAGCTCTTGAGGTCACTTTGCAGGCTGATATTGAGGTTATGTCAACTGTTCATATATCATCTGTCTATAACGATATGCCTGTGACTGAAGGAGTTGTTTATATCGAGCAACTGCCAGAACAAATAGTTATCCCTTTTACTGATCAAGTTGCTTGTCTTAAAGAAAATGAGCAGTCAAAAGAAAATGAGCAGTCACCACGAGTTAGTCCCAAATCTGTAGTAGAAAAGACCACCTCTGGCATGTCTAAAAAATCTGTAGAGTCTGTAAAACTTGCACAGTTGGAGGAGAATGCAAAATATTCCTCAGTATATATGGAGGCAGAAGCAACAGCTCTGCTCTCTGACACATCTTTGAAAGGTCAGCCTGAGGTACCTGCACAACTCCTGGATGCAGAAGGCGCTATCAAAATAGGCTCTGAAAAATCTCTGCACCTTGAAGTGGAGATCACTTCAATAGTCTCTGACAATACTGGGCAGGAGGAGTCTGGGGAAAACTCTGTACCCCAGGAGATGGAAGGCAAACCTGTGCTCTCTGGGGAAGCTGCAGAAGCAGTGCACTCAGGTACATCTGTAAAGTCATCTAGTGGCCCCTTCCCTCCTGCTCCAGAAGGCCTTACTGCACCAGAAATTGAACCAGAAGGGGAAGCAACAGCTGAATAA
- the CABYR gene encoding calcium-binding tyrosine phosphorylation-regulated protein isoform X2: MISSKPRLVVPYGLKTLLEGISRAVLKTNPSNINQFAAAYFQELTKYRVEKWSEGTTPQKKLECLKEPGKTSVESKVPTQMEKSTDTDEDNVTRTEYSDKTTQFPSVYAVPGTEQTEAVRDLSSKPATPEATTPPSSPPPTAVSPEFAYVPADPAQLAAQMLGKVSSIHSDQSDVLMVDVATSMPVVIKEVPSSEAAEDVMVAAPLVCSGKVLEVQVVNQTSVHVDLGSQPKENEAEPPTASSVPLQDEQEPPAYDQALEVTLQADIEVMSTVHISSVYNDMPVTEGVVYIEQLPEQIVIPFTDQVACLKENEQSKENEQSPRVSPKSVVEKTTSGMSKKSVESVKLAQLEENAKYSSVYMEAEATALLSDTSLKGQPEVPAQLLDAEGAIKIGSEKSLHLEVEITSIVSDNTGQEESGENSVPQEMEGKPVLSGEAAEAVHSGTSVKSSSGPFPPAPEGLTAPEIEPEGEATAE; the protein is encoded by the exons ATGATTTCTTCAAAGCCCAGACTTGTCGTACCCTATGGCCTCAAGACTCTGCTAGAGGGAATTAGCAGAGCTGTTCTCAAAACCAACCCATCAAACATCAACCAGTTTGCAGCAGCTTATTTTCAAGAACTTACTAAGTATAGAG tagagaaatGGTCAGAAGGAACGACACCACAGAAGAAATTAGAATGTTTAAAAGAACCAGGAAAAACATCTGTAGAATCTAAAGTACCTACccagatggaaaaatctacagacaCAGACGAGGACAATGTAACCAGAACAGAATATAGTGACAAAACCACCCAGTTTCCATCAGTTTAcgctgtgccaggcactgagcaaaCAGAAGCAGTTCGTGATCTTTCTTCCAAACCAGCCACCCCTGAGGCTACTACCCCACCCTCATCACCACCTCCAACAGCTGTCTCACCAGAGTTTGCCTACGTCCCAGCTGACCCAGCTCAGCTTGCTGCTCAGATGTTAGGTAAAGTTTCATCTATTCATTCTGATCAATCTGATGTGTTAATGGTGGATGTGGCAACCAGTATGCCTGTTGTTATCAAGGAGGTGCCAAGCTCAGAGGCTGCTGAAGATGTCATGGTGGCTGCTCCTCTTGTGTGTTCTGGAAAGGTGCTAGAAGTGCAGGTTGTGAACCAAACATCTGTCCATGTAGATTTGGGTTCTCAACCTAAAGAAAATGAGGCTGAACCACCAACGGCTTCCTCAGTCCCCTTGCAGGATGAACAAGAACCTCCTGCTTATGATCAAGCTCTTGAGGTCACTTTGCAGGCTGATATTGAGGTTATGTCAACTGTTCATATATCATCTGTCTATAACGATATGCCTGTGACTGAAGGAGTTGTTTATATCGAGCAACTGCCAGAACAAATAGTTATCCCTTTTACTGATCAAGTTGCTTGTCTTAAAGAAAATGAGCAGTCAAAAGAAAATGAGCAGTCACCACGAGTTAGTCCCAAATCTGTAGTAGAAAAGACCACCTCTGGCATGTCTAAAAAATCTGTAGAGTCTGTAAAACTTGCACAGTTGGAGGAGAATGCAAAATATTCCTCAGTATATATGGAGGCAGAAGCAACAGCTCTGCTCTCTGACACATCTTTGAAAGGTCAGCCTGAGGTACCTGCACAACTCCTGGATGCAGAAGGCGCTATCAAAATAGGCTCTGAAAAATCTCTGCACCTTGAAGTGGAGATCACTTCAATAGTCTCTGACAATACTGGGCAGGAGGAGTCTGGGGAAAACTCTGTACCCCAGGAGATGGAAGGCAAACCTGTGCTCTCTGGGGAAGCTGCAGAAGCAGTGCACTCAGGTACATCTGTAAAGTCATCTAGTGGCCCCTTCCCTCCTGCTCCAGAAGGCCTTACTGCACCAGAAATTGAACCAGAAGGGGAAGCAACAGCTGAATAA
- the CABYR gene encoding calcium-binding tyrosine phosphorylation-regulated protein isoform X3, translating to MISSKPRLVVPYGLKTLLEGISRAVLKTNPSNINQFAAAYFQELTKYRGNTTMDIKDLVKQFHQIKVEKWSEGTTPQKKLECLKEPGKTSVESKVPTQMEKSTDTDEDNVTRTEYSDKTTQFPSVYAVPGTEQTEAVRDLSSKPATPEATTPPSSPPPTAVSPEFAYVPADPAQLAAQMLAMATSERGQPPPYSNMWTLYCLTDKNQQGHPSPPPAPGPFPQATLYLPNPKDPQFQQHPPKVTFPTYVMGDTKKTSAPPFILVGSNVQEAQGWKPLPGHAVVSQSDVLRYVAMQVPIAVPADEKYQKHTLSPQNANPPSGQDVPRPKSPVFLSVAFPVEDVAKKSSGSGDKCAPFGSYGIAGEVTVTTAHKLRKAETEN from the exons ATGATTTCTTCAAAGCCCAGACTTGTCGTACCCTATGGCCTCAAGACTCTGCTAGAGGGAATTAGCAGAGCTGTTCTCAAAACCAACCCATCAAACATCAACCAGTTTGCAGCAGCTTATTTTCAAGAACTTACTAAGTATAGAG GGAATACTACTATGGATATAAAAGATCTGGTTAAACAATTTCATCAGATTAAAG tagagaaatGGTCAGAAGGAACGACACCACAGAAGAAATTAGAATGTTTAAAAGAACCAGGAAAAACATCTGTAGAATCTAAAGTACCTACccagatggaaaaatctacagacaCAGACGAGGACAATGTAACCAGAACAGAATATAGTGACAAAACCACCCAGTTTCCATCAGTTTAcgctgtgccaggcactgagcaaaCAGAAGCAGTTCGTGATCTTTCTTCCAAACCAGCCACCCCTGAGGCTACTACCCCACCCTCATCACCACCTCCAACAGCTGTCTCACCAGAGTTTGCCTACGTCCCAGCTGACCCAGCTCAGCTTGCTGCTCAGATGTTAG caatggcAACAAGTGAACGAGGACAACCACCACCATATTCTAACATGTGGACCCTTTACTGTCTAACTGATAAGAATCAACAAGGTCACCCATCACCGCCACCTGCACCTGGGCCTTTTCCCCAAGCAACCCTCTATTTACCTAATCCTAAGGATCCACAGTTTCAGCAGCATCCACCAAAAGTCACTTTTCCAACTTATGTGATGGGCGACACCAAGAAGACCAGTGCCCCACCTTTTATCTTAGTAGGCTCAAATGTTCAGGAAGCACAGGGATGGAAACCTCTTCCTGGACATGCTGTTGTTTCACAGTCAGATGTCTTGAGATATGTTGCAATGCAAGTGCCCATTGCTGTTCCTGCAGATGAGAAATACCAGAAACATACCCTAAGTCCCCAGAATGCTAATCCTCCAAGTGGACAAGATGTCCCCAGGCCAAAAAGCcctgttttcctttctgttgcTTTCCCAGTAGAAGATGTAGCTAAAAAAAGTTCAGGATCTGGTGACAAATGTGCTCCCTTTGGAAGTTACGGTATTGCTGGGGAGGTAACCGTGACTACTGCTCACAAACTTCGCAAAGCAGAAACTGAAAACTG A
- the CABYR gene encoding calcium-binding tyrosine phosphorylation-regulated protein isoform X4 — translation MISSKPRLVVPYGLKTLLEGISRAVLKTNPSNINQFAAAYFQELTKYRVEKWSEGTTPQKKLECLKEPGKTSVESKVPTQMEKSTDTDEDNVTRTEYSDKTTQFPSVYAVPGTEQTEAVRDLSSKPATPEATTPPSSPPPTAVSPEFAYVPADPAQLAAQMLAMATSERGQPPPYSNMWTLYCLTDKNQQGHPSPPPAPGPFPQATLYLPNPKDPQFQQHPPKVTFPTYVMGDTKKTSAPPFILVGSNVQEAQGWKPLPGHAVVSQSDVLRYVAMQVPIAVPADEKYQKHTLSPQNANPPSGQDVPRPKSPVFLSVAFPVEDVAKKSSGSGDKCAPFGSYGIAGEVTVTTAHKLRKAETEN, via the exons ATGATTTCTTCAAAGCCCAGACTTGTCGTACCCTATGGCCTCAAGACTCTGCTAGAGGGAATTAGCAGAGCTGTTCTCAAAACCAACCCATCAAACATCAACCAGTTTGCAGCAGCTTATTTTCAAGAACTTACTAAGTATAGAG tagagaaatGGTCAGAAGGAACGACACCACAGAAGAAATTAGAATGTTTAAAAGAACCAGGAAAAACATCTGTAGAATCTAAAGTACCTACccagatggaaaaatctacagacaCAGACGAGGACAATGTAACCAGAACAGAATATAGTGACAAAACCACCCAGTTTCCATCAGTTTAcgctgtgccaggcactgagcaaaCAGAAGCAGTTCGTGATCTTTCTTCCAAACCAGCCACCCCTGAGGCTACTACCCCACCCTCATCACCACCTCCAACAGCTGTCTCACCAGAGTTTGCCTACGTCCCAGCTGACCCAGCTCAGCTTGCTGCTCAGATGTTAG caatggcAACAAGTGAACGAGGACAACCACCACCATATTCTAACATGTGGACCCTTTACTGTCTAACTGATAAGAATCAACAAGGTCACCCATCACCGCCACCTGCACCTGGGCCTTTTCCCCAAGCAACCCTCTATTTACCTAATCCTAAGGATCCACAGTTTCAGCAGCATCCACCAAAAGTCACTTTTCCAACTTATGTGATGGGCGACACCAAGAAGACCAGTGCCCCACCTTTTATCTTAGTAGGCTCAAATGTTCAGGAAGCACAGGGATGGAAACCTCTTCCTGGACATGCTGTTGTTTCACAGTCAGATGTCTTGAGATATGTTGCAATGCAAGTGCCCATTGCTGTTCCTGCAGATGAGAAATACCAGAAACATACCCTAAGTCCCCAGAATGCTAATCCTCCAAGTGGACAAGATGTCCCCAGGCCAAAAAGCcctgttttcctttctgttgcTTTCCCAGTAGAAGATGTAGCTAAAAAAAGTTCAGGATCTGGTGACAAATGTGCTCCCTTTGGAAGTTACGGTATTGCTGGGGAGGTAACCGTGACTACTGCTCACAAACTTCGCAAAGCAGAAACTGAAAACTG A